A single window of Oncorhynchus keta strain PuntledgeMale-10-30-2019 chromosome 34, Oket_V2, whole genome shotgun sequence DNA harbors:
- the LOC127915361 gene encoding uncharacterized protein LOC127915361 isoform X46, producing the protein MIDDMNREIAAILDTRAIKKDLVSDDISFLQNYKDTLKRAQCTSPDPELVSGALINVAKQLGNLQVRVLEKQLGNLQVRVLEKQLGNLQVRVLEKHLGNLQVRVLEKHLGNLQVRVLEKQLGNLQVRVLEKHLGNLQVRVLEKQLGNLQVRVLEKQLGNLQVRVLEKHLGNLQVRVLEKQLGNLQVRVLEKHLGNLQVRVLEKQLGNLQVRVLEKHLGNLQVRVLEKQLGNLQVRVLEKQLGNLQVRVLEKQLGNLQVRVLEKQLGNLQVRVLEKHLGNLQVRVLEKHLGNLQVRVLEKQLGNLQRL; encoded by the exons AACTACAAGGACACGTTAAAAAG AGCCCAGTGCACAAGCCCAGATCCAGAGCTTGTTTCTGGAGCGCTCATCAATGTGGCAAAGCAGCTGGGCAACCTGCAGGTCAGAGTTTTGGAGAAGCAGCTGGGCAACCTGCAGGTCAGAGTTTTGGAGAAGCAGCTGGGCAACCTGCAGGTCAGAGTTTTGGAGAAGCACCTGGGCAACCTGCAGGTCAGAGTTTTGGAGAAGCACCTGGGCAACCTGCAGGTCAGAGTTTTGGAGAAGCAGCTGGGCAACCTGCAGGTCAGAGTTTTGGAGAAGCACCTGGGCAACCTGCAGGTCAGAGTTTTGGAGAAGCAGCTGGGCAACCTGCAGGTCAGAGTTTTGGAGAAGCAGCTGGGCAACCTGCAGGTCAGAGTTTTGGAGAAGCACCTGGGCAACCTGCAGGTCAGAGTTTTGGAGAAGCAGCTGGGCAACCTGCAGGTCAGAGTTTTGGAGAAGCACCTGGGCAACCTGCAGGTCAGAGTTTTGGAGAAGCAGCTGGGCAACCTGCAG GTCAGAGTTTTGGAGAAGCACCTGGGCAACCTGCAGGTCAGAGTTTTGGAGAAGCAGCTGGGCAACCTGCAGGTCAGAGTTTTGGAGAAGCAGCTGGGCAACCTGCAGGTCAGAGTTTTGGAGAAGCAGCTGGGCAACCTGCAGGTCAGAGTTTTGGAGAAGCAGCTGGGCAACCTGCAGGTCAGAGTTTTGGAGAAGCACCTGGGCAACCTGCAG GTCAGAGTTTTGGAGAAGCACCTGGGCAACCTGCAGGTCAGAGTTTTGGAGAAGCAGCTGGGCAACCTGCAG CGCCTGTGA
- the LOC127915361 gene encoding uncharacterized protein LOC127915361 isoform X26, translating to MIDDMNREIAAILDTRAIKKDLVSDDISFLQNYKDTLKRAQCTSPDPELVSGALINVAKQLGNLQVRVLEKQLGNLQVRVLEKQLGNLQVRVLEKHLGNLQVRVLEKHLGNLQVRVLEKQLGNLQVRVLEKHLGNLQVRVLEKQLGNLQVRVLEKQLGNLQVRVLEKHLGNLQVRVLEKQLGNLQVRVLEKHLGNLQVRVLEKQLGNLQVRVLEKHLGNLQVRVLEKQLGNLQVRVLEKQLGNLQVRVLEKQLGNLQVRVLEKQLGNLQVRVLEKHLGNLQVRVLEKQLGNLQVRVLEKQLGNLQVRVLEKQLGNLQVRVLEKQLGNLQVRVLEKHLGNLQVRVLEKQLGNLQRL from the exons AACTACAAGGACACGTTAAAAAG AGCCCAGTGCACAAGCCCAGATCCAGAGCTTGTTTCTGGAGCGCTCATCAATGTGGCAAAGCAGCTGGGCAACCTGCAGGTCAGAGTTTTGGAGAAGCAGCTGGGCAACCTGCAGGTCAGAGTTTTGGAGAAGCAGCTGGGCAACCTGCAGGTCAGAGTTTTGGAGAAGCACCTGGGCAACCTGCAGGTCAGAGTTTTGGAGAAGCACCTGGGCAACCTGCAGGTCAGAGTTTTGGAGAAGCAGCTGGGCAACCTGCAGGTCAGAGTTTTGGAGAAGCACCTGGGCAACCTGCAGGTCAGAGTTTTGGAGAAGCAGCTGGGCAACCTGCAGGTCAGAGTTTTGGAGAAGCAGCTGGGCAACCTGCAGGTCAGAGTTTTGGAGAAGCACCTGGGCAACCTGCAGGTCAGAGTTTTGGAGAAGCAGCTGGGCAACCTGCAGGTCAGAGTTTTGGAGAAGCACCTGGGCAACCTGCAGGTCAGAGTTTTGGAGAAGCAGCTGGGCAACCTGCAG GTCAGAGTTTTGGAGAAGCACCTGGGCAACCTGCAGGTCAGAGTTTTGGAGAAGCAGCTGGGCAACCTGCAGGTCAGAGTTTTGGAGAAGCAGCTGGGCAACCTGCAGGTCAGAGTTTTGGAGAAGCAGCTGGGCAACCTGCAGGTCAGAGTTTTGGAGAAGCAGCTGGGCAACCTGCAGGTCAGAGTTTTGGAGAAGCACCTGGGCAACCTGCAGGTCAGAGTTTTGGAGAAGCAGCTGGGCAACCTGCAGGTCAGAGTTTTGGAGAAGCAGCTGGGCAACCTGCAGGTCAGAGTTTTGGAGAAGCAGCTGGGCAACCTGCAGGTCAGAGTTTTGGAGAAGCAGCTGGGCAACCTGCAGGTCAGAGTTTTGGAGAAGCACCTGGGCAACCTGCAGGTCAGAGTTTTGGAGAAGCAGCTGGGCAACCTGCAG CGCCTGTGA
- the LOC127915361 gene encoding uncharacterized protein LOC127915361 isoform X10: MIDDMNREIAAILDTRAIKKDLVSDDISFLQNYKDTLKRAQCTSPDPELVSGALINVAKQLGNLQVRVLEKQLGNLQVRVLEKQLGNLQVRVLEKHLGNLQVRVLEKHLGNLQVRVLEKHLGNLQVRVLEKQLGNLQVRVLEKQLGNLQVRVLEKHLGNLQVRVLEKQLGNLQVRVLEKHLGNLQVRVLEKQLGNLQVRVLEKHLGNLQVRVLEKQLGNLQVRVLEKQLGNLQVRVLEKQLGNLQVRVLEKQLGNLQVRVLEKHLGNLQVRVLEKQLGNLQVRVLEKQLGNLQVRVLEKQLGNLQVRVLEKQLGNLQVRVLEKHLGNLQVRVLEKQLGNLQVRVLEKQLGNLQVRVLEKMLKSVQYSESDFILTNVHIFTNIFKLHSDNFRLKKHH; this comes from the exons AACTACAAGGACACGTTAAAAAG AGCCCAGTGCACAAGCCCAGATCCAGAGCTTGTTTCTGGAGCGCTCATCAATGTGGCAAAGCAGCTGGGCAACCTGCAGGTCAGAGTTTTGGAGAAGCAGCTGGGCAACCTGCAGGTCAGAGTTTTGGAGAAGCAGCTGGGCAACCTGCAGGTCAGAGTTTTGGAGAAGCACCTGGGCAACCTGCAGGTCAGAGTTTTGGAGAAGCACCTGGGCAACCTGCAG GTCAGAGTTTTGGAGAAGCACCTGGGCAACCTGCAGGTCAGAGTTTTGGAGAAGCAGCTGGGCAACCTGCAGGTCAGAGTTTTGGAGAAGCAGCTGGGCAACCTGCAGGTCAGAGTTTTGGAGAAGCACCTGGGCAACCTGCAGGTCAGAGTTTTGGAGAAGCAGCTGGGCAACCTGCAGGTCAGAGTTTTGGAGAAGCACCTGGGCAACCTGCAGGTCAGAGTTTTGGAGAAGCAGCTGGGCAACCTGCAG GTCAGAGTTTTGGAGAAGCACCTGGGCAACCTGCAGGTCAGAGTTTTGGAGAAGCAGCTGGGCAACCTGCAGGTCAGAGTTTTGGAGAAGCAGCTGGGCAACCTGCAGGTCAGAGTTTTGGAGAAGCAGCTGGGCAACCTGCAGGTCAGAGTTTTGGAGAAGCAGCTGGGCAACCTGCAGGTCAGAGTTTTGGAGAAGCACCTGGGCAACCTGCAGGTCAGAGTTTTGGAGAAGCAGCTGGGCAACCTGCAGGTCAGAGTTTTGGAGAAGCAGCTGGGCAACCTGCAGGTCAGAGTTTTGGAGAAGCAGCTGGGCAACCTGCAGGTCAGAGTTTTGGAGAAGCAGCTGGGCAACCTGCAGGTCAGAGTTTTGGAGAAGCACCTGGGCAACCTGCAGGTCAGAGTTTTGGAGAAGCAGCTGGGCAACCTGCAGGTCAGAGTTTTGGAGAAGCAGCTGGGCAACCTGCAGGTCAGAGTTTTGGAGAAGATGCTGAAGTCTGTTCAATACAGCGAGTCTGATTTTATTCTTACCAATGTTCATATCTTCACAAATATTTTTAAATTGCATTCAGACAATTTCAGATTAAAAAAACATCACTGA
- the LOC127915361 gene encoding uncharacterized protein LOC127915361 isoform X13 — translation MIDDMNREIAAILDTRAIKKDLVSDDISFLQNYKDTLKRAQCTSPDPELVSGALINVAKQLGNLQVRVLEKQLGNLQVRVLEKQLGNLQVRVLEKHLGNLQVRVLEKHLGNLQVRVLEKQLGNLQVRVLEKHLGNLQVRVLEKHLGNLQVRVLEKQLGNLQVRVLEKHLGNLQVRVLEKQLGNLQVRVLEKHLGNLQVRVLEKQLGNLQVRVLEKQLGNLQVRVLEKQLGNLQVRVLEKQLGNLQVRVLEKHLGNLQVRVLEKQLGNLQVRVLEKQLGNLQVRVLEKQLGNLQVRVLEKQLGNLQVRVLEKHLGNLQVRVLEKQLGNLQVRVLEKQLGNLQVRVLEKMLKSVQYSESDFILTNVHIFTNIFKLHSDNFRLKKHH, via the exons AACTACAAGGACACGTTAAAAAG AGCCCAGTGCACAAGCCCAGATCCAGAGCTTGTTTCTGGAGCGCTCATCAATGTGGCAAAGCAGCTGGGCAACCTGCAGGTCAGAGTTTTGGAGAAGCAGCTGGGCAACCTGCAGGTCAGAGTTTTGGAGAAGCAGCTGGGCAACCTGCAGGTCAGAGTTTTGGAGAAGCACCTGGGCAACCTGCAGGTCAGAGTTTTGGAGAAGCACCTGGGCAACCTGCAGGTCAGAGTTTTGGAGAAGCAGCTGGGCAACCTGCAGGTCAGAGTTTTGGAGAAGCACCTGGGCAACCTGCAG GTCAGAGTTTTGGAGAAGCACCTGGGCAACCTGCAGGTCAGAGTTTTGGAGAAGCAGCTGGGCAACCTGCAGGTCAGAGTTTTGGAGAAGCACCTGGGCAACCTGCAGGTCAGAGTTTTGGAGAAGCAGCTGGGCAACCTGCAG GTCAGAGTTTTGGAGAAGCACCTGGGCAACCTGCAGGTCAGAGTTTTGGAGAAGCAGCTGGGCAACCTGCAGGTCAGAGTTTTGGAGAAGCAGCTGGGCAACCTGCAGGTCAGAGTTTTGGAGAAGCAGCTGGGCAACCTGCAGGTCAGAGTTTTGGAGAAGCAGCTGGGCAACCTGCAGGTCAGAGTTTTGGAGAAGCACCTGGGCAACCTGCAGGTCAGAGTTTTGGAGAAGCAGCTGGGCAACCTGCAGGTCAGAGTTTTGGAGAAGCAGCTGGGCAACCTGCAGGTCAGAGTTTTGGAGAAGCAGCTGGGCAACCTGCAGGTCAGAGTTTTGGAGAAGCAGCTGGGCAACCTGCAGGTCAGAGTTTTGGAGAAGCACCTGGGCAACCTGCAGGTCAGAGTTTTGGAGAAGCAGCTGGGCAACCTGCAGGTCAGAGTTTTGGAGAAGCAGCTGGGCAACCTGCAGGTCAGAGTTTTGGAGAAGATGCTGAAGTCTGTTCAATACAGCGAGTCTGATTTTATTCTTACCAATGTTCATATCTTCACAAATATTTTTAAATTGCATTCAGACAATTTCAGATTAAAAAAACATCACTGA
- the LOC127915361 gene encoding uncharacterized protein LOC127915361 isoform X48 — translation MIDDMNREIAAILDTRAIKKDLVSDDISFLQNYKDTLKRAQCTSPDPELVSGALINVAKQLGNLQVRVLEKQLGNLQVRVLEKQLGNLQVRVLEKHLGNLQVRVLEKHLGNLQVRVLEKQLGNLQVRVLEKHLGNLQVRVLEKHLGNLQVRVLEKQLGNLQVRVLEKHLGNLQVRVLEKQLGNLQVRVLEKQLGNLQVRVLEKQLGNLQVRVLEKQLGNLQVRVLEKHLGNLQVRVLEKQLGNLQVRVLEKQLGNLQVRVLEKMLKSVQYSESDFILTNVHIFTNIFKLHSDNFRLKKHH, via the exons AACTACAAGGACACGTTAAAAAG AGCCCAGTGCACAAGCCCAGATCCAGAGCTTGTTTCTGGAGCGCTCATCAATGTGGCAAAGCAGCTGGGCAACCTGCAGGTCAGAGTTTTGGAGAAGCAGCTGGGCAACCTGCAGGTCAGAGTTTTGGAGAAGCAGCTGGGCAACCTGCAGGTCAGAGTTTTGGAGAAGCACCTGGGCAACCTGCAGGTCAGAGTTTTGGAGAAGCACCTGGGCAACCTGCAGGTCAGAGTTTTGGAGAAGCAGCTGGGCAACCTGCAGGTCAGAGTTTTGGAGAAGCACCTGGGCAACCTGCAG GTCAGAGTTTTGGAGAAGCACCTGGGCAACCTGCAGGTCAGAGTTTTGGAGAAGCAGCTGGGCAACCTGCAG GTCAGAGTTTTGGAGAAGCACCTGGGCAACCTGCAGGTCAGAGTTTTGGAGAAGCAGCTGGGCAACCTGCAGGTCAGAGTTTTGGAGAAGCAGCTGGGCAACCTGCAGGTCAGAGTTTTGGAGAAGCAGCTGGGCAACCTGCAGGTCAGAGTTTTGGAGAAGCAGCTGGGCAACCTGCAGGTCAGAGTTTTGGAGAAGCACCTGGGCAACCTGCAGGTCAGAGTTTTGGAGAAGCAGCTGGGCAACCTGCAGGTCAGAGTTTTGGAGAAGCAGCTGGGCAACCTGCAGGTCAGAGTTTTGGAGAAGATGCTGAAGTCTGTTCAATACAGCGAGTCTGATTTTATTCTTACCAATGTTCATATCTTCACAAATATTTTTAAATTGCATTCAGACAATTTCAGATTAAAAAAACATCACTGA
- the LOC127915361 gene encoding uncharacterized protein LOC127915361 isoform X45, with protein sequence MIDDMNREIAAILDTRAIKKDLVSDDISFLQNYKDTLKRAQCTSPDPELVSGALINVAKQLGNLQVRVLEKQLGNLQVRVLEKQLGNLQVRVLEKHLGNLQVRVLEKHLGNLQVRVLEKQLGNLQVRVLEKHLGNLQVRVLEKHLGNLQVRVLEKQLGNLQVRVLEKQLGNLQVRVLEKHLGNLQVRVLEKQLGNLQVRVLEKQLGNLQVRVLEKQLGNLQVRVLEKQLGNLQVRVLEKHLGNLQVRVLEKQLGNLQVRVLEKQLGNLQVRVLEKMLKSVQYSESDFILTNVHIFTNIFKLHSDNFRLKKHH encoded by the exons AACTACAAGGACACGTTAAAAAG AGCCCAGTGCACAAGCCCAGATCCAGAGCTTGTTTCTGGAGCGCTCATCAATGTGGCAAAGCAGCTGGGCAACCTGCAGGTCAGAGTTTTGGAGAAGCAGCTGGGCAACCTGCAGGTCAGAGTTTTGGAGAAGCAGCTGGGCAACCTGCAGGTCAGAGTTTTGGAGAAGCACCTGGGCAACCTGCAGGTCAGAGTTTTGGAGAAGCACCTGGGCAACCTGCAGGTCAGAGTTTTGGAGAAGCAGCTGGGCAACCTGCAGGTCAGAGTTTTGGAGAAGCACCTGGGCAACCTGCAG GTCAGAGTTTTGGAGAAGCACCTGGGCAACCTGCAGGTCAGAGTTTTGGAGAAGCAGCTGGGCAACCTGCAG GTCAGAGTTTTGGAGAAGCAGCTGGGCAACCTGCAGGTCAGAGTTTTGGAGAAGCACCTGGGCAACCTGCAGGTCAGAGTTTTGGAGAAGCAGCTGGGCAACCTGCAGGTCAGAGTTTTGGAGAAGCAGCTGGGCAACCTGCAGGTCAGAGTTTTGGAGAAGCAGCTGGGCAACCTGCAGGTCAGAGTTTTGGAGAAGCAGCTGGGCAACCTGCAGGTCAGAGTTTTGGAGAAGCACCTGGGCAACCTGCAGGTCAGAGTTTTGGAGAAGCAGCTGGGCAACCTGCAGGTCAGAGTTTTGGAGAAGCAGCTGGGCAACCTGCAGGTCAGAGTTTTGGAGAAGATGCTGAAGTCTGTTCAATACAGCGAGTCTGATTTTATTCTTACCAATGTTCATATCTTCACAAATATTTTTAAATTGCATTCAGACAATTTCAGATTAAAAAAACATCACTGA
- the LOC127915361 gene encoding uncharacterized protein LOC127915361 isoform X38, giving the protein MIDDMNREIAAILDTRAIKKDLVSDDISFLQNYKDTLKRAQCTSPDPELVSGALINVAKQLGNLQVRVLEKQLGNLQVRVLEKQLGNLQVRVLEKHLGNLQVRVLEKHLGNLQVRVLEKQLGNLQVRVLEKHLGNLQVRVLEKHLGNLQVRVLEKQLGNLQVRVLEKQLGNLQVRVLEKQLGNLQVRVLEKHLGNLQVRVLEKQLGNLQVRVLEKQLGNLQVRVLEKQLGNLQVRVLEKQLGNLQVRVLEKHLGNLQVRVLEKQLGNLQVRVLEKQLGNLQVRVLEKMLKSVQYSESDFILTNVHIFTNIFKLHSDNFRLKKHH; this is encoded by the exons AACTACAAGGACACGTTAAAAAG AGCCCAGTGCACAAGCCCAGATCCAGAGCTTGTTTCTGGAGCGCTCATCAATGTGGCAAAGCAGCTGGGCAACCTGCAGGTCAGAGTTTTGGAGAAGCAGCTGGGCAACCTGCAGGTCAGAGTTTTGGAGAAGCAGCTGGGCAACCTGCAGGTCAGAGTTTTGGAGAAGCACCTGGGCAACCTGCAGGTCAGAGTTTTGGAGAAGCACCTGGGCAACCTGCAGGTCAGAGTTTTGGAGAAGCAGCTGGGCAACCTGCAGGTCAGAGTTTTGGAGAAGCACCTGGGCAACCTGCAG GTCAGAGTTTTGGAGAAGCACCTGGGCAACCTGCAGGTCAGAGTTTTGGAGAAGCAGCTGGGCAACCTGCAG GTCAGAGTTTTGGAGAAGCAGCTGGGCAACCTGCAGGTCAGAGTTTTGGAGAAGCAGCTGGGCAACCTGCAGGTCAGAGTTTTGGAGAAGCACCTGGGCAACCTGCAGGTCAGAGTTTTGGAGAAGCAGCTGGGCAACCTGCAGGTCAGAGTTTTGGAGAAGCAGCTGGGCAACCTGCAGGTCAGAGTTTTGGAGAAGCAGCTGGGCAACCTGCAGGTCAGAGTTTTGGAGAAGCAGCTGGGCAACCTGCAGGTCAGAGTTTTGGAGAAGCACCTGGGCAACCTGCAGGTCAGAGTTTTGGAGAAGCAGCTGGGCAACCTGCAGGTCAGAGTTTTGGAGAAGCAGCTGGGCAACCTGCAGGTCAGAGTTTTGGAGAAGATGCTGAAGTCTGTTCAATACAGCGAGTCTGATTTTATTCTTACCAATGTTCATATCTTCACAAATATTTTTAAATTGCATTCAGACAATTTCAGATTAAAAAAACATCACTGA
- the LOC127915361 gene encoding uncharacterized protein LOC127915361 isoform X31, giving the protein MIDDMNREIAAILDTRAIKKDLVSDDISFLQNYKDTLKRAQCTSPDPELVSGALINVAKQLGNLQVRVLEKQLGNLQVRVLEKQLGNLQVRVLEKHLGNLQVRVLEKHLGNLQVRVLEKQLGNLQVRVLEKHLGNLQVRVLEKHLGNLQVRVLEKQLGNLQVRVLEKQLGNLQVRVLEKQLGNLQVRVLEKQLGNLQVRVLEKQLGNLQVRVLEKHLGNLQVRVLEKQLGNLQVRVLEKQLGNLQVRVLEKQLGNLQVRVLEKQLGNLQVRVLEKHLGNLQVRVLEKQLGNLQVRVLEKQLGNLQVRVLEKMLKSVQYSESDFILTNVHIFTNIFKLHSDNFRLKKHH; this is encoded by the exons AACTACAAGGACACGTTAAAAAG AGCCCAGTGCACAAGCCCAGATCCAGAGCTTGTTTCTGGAGCGCTCATCAATGTGGCAAAGCAGCTGGGCAACCTGCAGGTCAGAGTTTTGGAGAAGCAGCTGGGCAACCTGCAGGTCAGAGTTTTGGAGAAGCAGCTGGGCAACCTGCAGGTCAGAGTTTTGGAGAAGCACCTGGGCAACCTGCAGGTCAGAGTTTTGGAGAAGCACCTGGGCAACCTGCAGGTCAGAGTTTTGGAGAAGCAGCTGGGCAACCTGCAGGTCAGAGTTTTGGAGAAGCACCTGGGCAACCTGCAG GTCAGAGTTTTGGAGAAGCACCTGGGCAACCTGCAGGTCAGAGTTTTGGAGAAGCAGCTGGGCAACCTGCAG GTCAGAGTTTTGGAGAAGCAGCTGGGCAACCTGCAGGTCAGAGTTTTGGAGAAGCAGCTGGGCAACCTGCAGGTCAGAGTTTTGGAGAAGCAGCTGGGCAACCTGCAGGTCAGAGTTTTGGAGAAGCAGCTGGGCAACCTGCAGGTCAGAGTTTTGGAGAAGCACCTGGGCAACCTGCAGGTCAGAGTTTTGGAGAAGCAGCTGGGCAACCTGCAGGTCAGAGTTTTGGAGAAGCAGCTGGGCAACCTGCAGGTCAGAGTTTTGGAGAAGCAGCTGGGCAACCTGCAGGTCAGAGTTTTGGAGAAGCAGCTGGGCAACCTGCAGGTCAGAGTTTTGGAGAAGCACCTGGGCAACCTGCAGGTCAGAGTTTTGGAGAAGCAGCTGGGCAACCTGCAGGTCAGAGTTTTGGAGAAGCAGCTGGGCAACCTGCAGGTCAGAGTTTTGGAGAAGATGCTGAAGTCTGTTCAATACAGCGAGTCTGATTTTATTCTTACCAATGTTCATATCTTCACAAATATTTTTAAATTGCATTCAGACAATTTCAGATTAAAAAAACATCACTGA
- the LOC127915361 gene encoding uncharacterized protein LOC127915361 isoform X24, with translation MIDDMNREIAAILDTRAIKKDLVSDDISFLQNYKDTLKRAQCTSPDPELVSGALINVAKQLGNLQVRVLEKQLGNLQVRVLEKQLGNLQVRVLEKHLGNLQVRVLEKHLGNLQVRVLEKQLGNLQVRVLEKHLGNLQVRVLEKHLGNLQVRVLEKQLGNLQVRVLEKHLGNLQVRVLEKQLGNLQVRVLEKQLGNLQVRVLEKQLGNLQVRVLEKQLGNLQVRVLEKHLGNLQVRVLEKQLGNLQVRVLEKQLGNLQVRVLEKQLGNLQVRVLEKQLGNLQVRVLEKHLGNLQVRVLEKQLGNLQVRVLEKQLGNLQVRVLEKMLKSVQYSESDFILTNVHIFTNIFKLHSDNFRLKKHH, from the exons AACTACAAGGACACGTTAAAAAG AGCCCAGTGCACAAGCCCAGATCCAGAGCTTGTTTCTGGAGCGCTCATCAATGTGGCAAAGCAGCTGGGCAACCTGCAGGTCAGAGTTTTGGAGAAGCAGCTGGGCAACCTGCAGGTCAGAGTTTTGGAGAAGCAGCTGGGCAACCTGCAGGTCAGAGTTTTGGAGAAGCACCTGGGCAACCTGCAGGTCAGAGTTTTGGAGAAGCACCTGGGCAACCTGCAGGTCAGAGTTTTGGAGAAGCAGCTGGGCAACCTGCAGGTCAGAGTTTTGGAGAAGCACCTGGGCAACCTGCAG GTCAGAGTTTTGGAGAAGCACCTGGGCAACCTGCAGGTCAGAGTTTTGGAGAAGCAGCTGGGCAACCTGCAG GTCAGAGTTTTGGAGAAGCACCTGGGCAACCTGCAGGTCAGAGTTTTGGAGAAGCAGCTGGGCAACCTGCAGGTCAGAGTTTTGGAGAAGCAGCTGGGCAACCTGCAGGTCAGAGTTTTGGAGAAGCAGCTGGGCAACCTGCAGGTCAGAGTTTTGGAGAAGCAGCTGGGCAACCTGCAGGTCAGAGTTTTGGAGAAGCACCTGGGCAACCTGCAGGTCAGAGTTTTGGAGAAGCAGCTGGGCAACCTGCAGGTCAGAGTTTTGGAGAAGCAGCTGGGCAACCTGCAGGTCAGAGTTTTGGAGAAGCAGCTGGGCAACCTGCAGGTCAGAGTTTTGGAGAAGCAGCTGGGCAACCTGCAGGTCAGAGTTTTGGAGAAGCACCTGGGCAACCTGCAGGTCAGAGTTTTGGAGAAGCAGCTGGGCAACCTGCAGGTCAGAGTTTTGGAGAAGCAGCTGGGCAACCTGCAGGTCAGAGTTTTGGAGAAGATGCTGAAGTCTGTTCAATACAGCGAGTCTGATTTTATTCTTACCAATGTTCATATCTTCACAAATATTTTTAAATTGCATTCAGACAATTTCAGATTAAAAAAACATCACTGA
- the LOC127915361 gene encoding uncharacterized protein LOC127915361 isoform X17, whose amino-acid sequence MIDDMNREIAAILDTRAIKKDLVSDDISFLQNYKDTLKRAQCTSPDPELVSGALINVAKQLGNLQVRVLEKQLGNLQVRVLEKQLGNLQVRVLEKHLGNLQVRVLEKHLGNLQVRVLEKHLGNLQVRVLEKHLGNLQVRVLEKQLGNLQVRVLEKHLGNLQVRVLEKQLGNLQVRVLEKHLGNLQVRVLEKQLGNLQVRVLEKQLGNLQVRVLEKQLGNLQVRVLEKQLGNLQVRVLEKHLGNLQVRVLEKQLGNLQVRVLEKQLGNLQVRVLEKQLGNLQVRVLEKQLGNLQVRVLEKHLGNLQVRVLEKQLGNLQVRVLEKQLGNLQVRVLEKMLKSVQYSESDFILTNVHIFTNIFKLHSDNFRLKKHH is encoded by the exons AACTACAAGGACACGTTAAAAAG AGCCCAGTGCACAAGCCCAGATCCAGAGCTTGTTTCTGGAGCGCTCATCAATGTGGCAAAGCAGCTGGGCAACCTGCAGGTCAGAGTTTTGGAGAAGCAGCTGGGCAACCTGCAGGTCAGAGTTTTGGAGAAGCAGCTGGGCAACCTGCAGGTCAGAGTTTTGGAGAAGCACCTGGGCAACCTGCAGGTCAGAGTTTTGGAGAAGCACCTGGGCAACCTGCAG GTCAGAGTTTTGGAGAAGCACCTGGGCAACCTGCAG GTCAGAGTTTTGGAGAAGCACCTGGGCAACCTGCAGGTCAGAGTTTTGGAGAAGCAGCTGGGCAACCTGCAGGTCAGAGTTTTGGAGAAGCACCTGGGCAACCTGCAGGTCAGAGTTTTGGAGAAGCAGCTGGGCAACCTGCAG GTCAGAGTTTTGGAGAAGCACCTGGGCAACCTGCAGGTCAGAGTTTTGGAGAAGCAGCTGGGCAACCTGCAGGTCAGAGTTTTGGAGAAGCAGCTGGGCAACCTGCAGGTCAGAGTTTTGGAGAAGCAGCTGGGCAACCTGCAGGTCAGAGTTTTGGAGAAGCAGCTGGGCAACCTGCAGGTCAGAGTTTTGGAGAAGCACCTGGGCAACCTGCAGGTCAGAGTTTTGGAGAAGCAGCTGGGCAACCTGCAGGTCAGAGTTTTGGAGAAGCAGCTGGGCAACCTGCAGGTCAGAGTTTTGGAGAAGCAGCTGGGCAACCTGCAGGTCAGAGTTTTGGAGAAGCAGCTGGGCAACCTGCAGGTCAGAGTTTTGGAGAAGCACCTGGGCAACCTGCAGGTCAGAGTTTTGGAGAAGCAGCTGGGCAACCTGCAGGTCAGAGTTTTGGAGAAGCAGCTGGGCAACCTGCAGGTCAGAGTTTTGGAGAAGATGCTGAAGTCTGTTCAATACAGCGAGTCTGATTTTATTCTTACCAATGTTCATATCTTCACAAATATTTTTAAATTGCATTCAGACAATTTCAGATTAAAAAAACATCACTGA